The genomic stretch aaaaaatcgaaatatctttttgaaaaatatcaaatttttTAGTTTCAGGAAAAATCGACATTCTTTTTCGAAAAAAATAagtttttatttaaaaaaataattgacttttttttcgaaaaaaattgattttttatttaaaaaaaacgcctttctcattttaaaaaattaatcAGTTTTTTTACGAAAAAATctatttattttttttcaaaaatatcaatttttttaaaaaaaactaaaattttTAATACTTTCAAAAAAATCGATTatgtttattttttaaaaaaattaatttttttattttcgaaaaaaatcAACGTTTCttatttttctgaaaaaaaaataatatttaaaaaaaatagttttcaaaaatatttattatttaaaaatatatattttaaaaaataaaatgtgttgtttcaaataaattatattttgaGCCCCTCATTTAGGCCctttaaaaaacaaaaatatgaaGGGGCTTAAAAATAAGAGGCCAAACAGTTATTGATTTAGTATGGGGCCTAAAAAAATGGGGCCAAATAGGGGGCCTAATTGTTAGGGCTTTCTCATTTAGGGGTTCTTTGACCCCTCTACTTATGATGACTTCAATTATTCTCGTAATATAAGGTCAAACACATTCTCCCATGATCCATGATTGAGGAGTAAATAATTGGTTGGCCAAGCTCTTTGAGGTCCAACTAAAATTATTTGAGTTCACAATCTCTCAAACAAGAGACTTGGAAGGACGGTGTGACCAAGGTAAAACATCTCAATTTCACGGTCCTCTCAGCACGAAGTCTAGAAGGAGATCTGATTAAGGCAAGACATTCCGGTTCAATTCCAATAACAAAATATCACTATTGCAAACATCTAGAGAGATATAGAGCTGATTTGTTTAAAAATTCCCCGTTCTATTAACATtaattttcttcaaaaacaaatcaaaataaaAAGCCAATCGGGCCAATAGTTGAAATACCACAACATTAAGAGAAAAATAACTTAAAAGCTACATCAATTAACTTTAGTATACAACTTAAACAACCAAAATGAAGGAATGAAGAGAACATTTCCATGACTGGACTGAACCAAATTATATTTAAGGGTTGAGACATCAACAAAACAGGTAATTATAATTTGCCATCTATTGGCCTGAAGTTGTAACTTATGATGATATACAATTACAATTTGATAAAATAGGTAGTATAATCTGGTGTGGCTCCTTATTATTTGAAAGATAAAACCTTCCTACTAGAGCCTTACTTCATATCTGATGCCCGAATCCCATAGCGCTTGAAGATTTCTCTAAACCCGTAAACACTGATATCGTAGTTGAACTGCAATTGCACACAAGCAAATGGAAGTATGAGATTATTAAAAATATTCAAAGCCAAAGCCTTTGACATATGTCATAGAAGTTCAAAAATGTTTGATAGGTTTTACAACCACTTTTACTGGTTACAAAACTTTTAGTTGTTTAGCAGCTATTAAGAGCTTCTCAATTTCAACTATGCCACATAATATTTAAGCAACTCAATATACATTTTGCTCCATTGATATAGTAATCTTTAAGCAATCTTGCAATCTACACTTTTATACTTTctaattattaattaattttgtttcaaaatgaaatatcaattttgagtaagaaaatttattttcaaatgaTAGGAAATGGCTCCTTGTACATGGAATGGAAGAAATCTTAACTTTGAGGAACCCTCCATGGCAAGTAGACAAATTTCATTGGTAAAAACCTAAATGGCTTCATATCAAGAAACTGTTGGATTTATTAATCCAGCATCACCCTTAGGGATTCGATGGGTTTAACATCCCAACCCATGGCGTTTAGTATGGGCTGGGCGCAGCCCCTTGAGGGCTCTATGCTATAAGAAAATAAAGTTGCGTCCTCATTAACAGCAATTGCTTTTAGCCTAGTGGTTAGcgcttgatccaaaagaaacaTGTGCTTAAGTTGATCTTAGTGGTTGATTACTAGATTTAATACCTGGGAAGGGTATATTTTCAGTATTTGATATTTTCTTAAGGGGGATTGTTCAAAATACAAATAATCATGGCCGATATTACATGCTTTACAATTTTCCTGAAAAGCAGGAGGAGGGATACTTACAGGCATGACTTTCACATTGTATTTAGTAATATTTGGATCAGCTACCCTACCCTGGTTAGCCACCTGTAAAATGAAACACATGTCTCAAGTAACTACATTTCCATTGAGTCAATGAAAAGATCAACCAATTACTAAAAACCAAATTATTGTCATAGAATTTGTGCTTCTTGGGTTTACTTAAACATGCCATCAGAAgaaatattattataattttatcCTATTAGCAATTTAGGCACTGAGGTTAAGAGGCTTAGCAAACAGAAAGGAATACCATACATGTGTTGGACTATGAAATATTTCCATGAATGGGTACTCCTTTTTCTGCCGACTTATACAAAACCCAGGATACTTTGGACACTCAACCTGCAAAGCACAAAAAATTATCATGTCATCATCAATGTGGAATAGAAACGCTGCAGAGTGCGTAGACAATAACAAGCAATAAAGGTACAGAAAAAGGAACACGATAAAAGATAAATTCTACTGTAAGCCTAGTGCCTACTTTCCTATTAGTAAACTCCAACTCATTGCAAAGTAATGAGCACATTTGTGTATGTTTTTGTGACTCTATCAGACTAGACGATTGCAATGTTTCATCGTGAGTAAAAATATACATAGGTATGACTCCCAAGTGCCAACACAAACAAGTAGTAAGAGATCATTAATAAAATAACTTACACGCATAAATTTTACATGTGGATAAAACTCAGAAGCAACTTCTTCTAATACTTTGTCAAGATGTTCTGTGTAATTCCCCCTGCATTATAGAATAATAAGAAGTCATTCctaaattaattcattttatttcttttctttttcattcacACCTAAATAAGCTTCAGAGTAAGAGTATTCAAGAGCTGACTCCAACCGGATCACCTGATAGTAAAAGCAACAACCACGGGAAACCCTTCATGAAGGAGATTGACAAACTCACGCTCGGAGGTGAAATGAACAACCCGTGATGGTCCAAGATCCTTTGCATAACGAGTATAGTACCTAATattatcaaaacaattccaaCAAATTGATATTTCCCATTAATAGACAGCATGGGATGAGTGAATTTCCAAGAATAATGCACCAGGGAATTGTGCAAAGTATCTATCATCTAAATTATATCATGCAAATTGCAAAGTATGCTACCATAGTACGGGTTACTGAACTTTGTCGTTAATATTCAATTATTTGAAATGAGATTCCATAGACTTATCGATATGACTAAACAATTCTTCAATCAAATGACAATAATTAGTTTCTAATATTTAATTAACGAAAAAAATGCCTAGAGAAAAATAAGTATTGCAGTACAAAGAATTATTGTAGTTACTACAGAATGATAGAAAATAGAATCAATAGTAAAGATTAATAAAGCTACAATTCAGAGAAAATGACACCAGTAGTTAACATGGACATACTTGCAAGTTCCCCGAAGATGACCAATCATTCGGTCCAAAAATGACGATTCTTCCATTCCACAGAGTACTTCAATAGGTGAACTGTATATCTAGTACCTGCATCATGAACAAATTTTACTTCTAGGAGTTGATTATGATAATCTCATCTACTCTCTCATACATAGATAATAACCAACTAAACAGCAGGTAAAAATCTCACAATTTACTTTGCATCACTAGCTCAAAATCAAATAACCAATTAAGCAGGAAATAGTTATGACGCTGCACTATCAATGTCACTAAAACCTATCTTGGTTCATTTCATCTATGACAAGTGTTTCCTATTCACAAAGTTCGGTTGAAGCATTTTATCAAACAGAAAACAAGCATTACACCATGGGACACAACAACAGCAAAATCATTCAGTTTTATCAACGGAAACAtcttaataaaaaaattaaatatagGGCTTATTTGACAGCTCTACTCCACTCACCTCCAACAGCTAGAGTTgtatataaaaattaaatatagGACTTAAAGATGATTTTGACATAAGTAGTAGTTTTGCAGCAGTTTAAGGACTGAAGACATGTGGAAGCAATGCAAAGGACAAaattgttgaattgtaattccttatGTCAAAGCAGGTAGTGCTCGACAGAAACAAGGATATGACGAAACATGTAGTGTGCGTCGAGTTGTATTAAATATCAAAATGGAAAAGTAGGTTGTTTgacacaggatttcgacttagaTCAAAATAGGTATTTTGGGCCTTTGTAATATTTTAGGCTTTAGCTTAGTGAATAGGCTAACTCAattataaatagagggagtaacccttattttcataACTACGAGAATTGGGGCAAGCATATAAAGGTAGTCTTTtgctatcaagatctttgggatcttgtgaaaGAGGGAGTGACACAATTTGCAGCAAACGTGACGGATGAAGAAAAGGCTAcacacaaagaattgaagaagaaagattataaagtTCTATTTATAGCTCATTAATATGTCGATTCTGACAATTTCGAAAAGGTTATTGATGTTGAATCAGCGAAACAAGCATGGGATGTGAAAATAAGCACTTCTCAAAGAATTATTTTAATGATGAAAAATATACAAGCGAGTGTGTATGACCAAAAAAATGGTTCAAGACTAACAAAGAAGTTAAAGTCAACTTTCATATGATAAAGATCAAGTCTTGGattgtatagtttgattgatcATGAAATATTAAGGTATAAGCTCTCAGTCTCACTATGATATTGTCAAGTACTCAAGTCATACATTTCATTCATTCCATAAGTCATTAAACATTTTTGGTGCATCAAACAATGGTTGTCATACTATTTACTTAAGTAATTTTTCAACTTTCAGCTGAGGTAACTGATTACCTATTTTCAAGTAACCGGTTACATATCTGCAGCTCTACATCCAATGGAAATTTTTGGTTGTGGTAACCAGTTACCACCTttcatgtaaccggttacactgGTTTAGTTTTTAAATTTTTTAGCTTCGCTTCAGATATAACCGGTTACACCCTTTTAGGTAACCAGTTACCACTGAAGCAGTGGCaatatttcattcaatttttgcaacAAACGAATTCTTTAAAGGTGTAACTATTCATGGCATCTATTCATATAATTGTACTCTTTTAGAAAGGTGTTAAGGCACTATTTAAACCTTATATTTTatattttcaaattcacctctttcaaaaacaattcaaacGCTTTGTCTCTTTATTTTTCAAATTTCTCAAGTGTTCTTGAACAtaattttttggtgaaactcttgCACATAATTTTCAGTGTATATTCATATAGTTTCATCCATATACATACTTGAGCATTTGTGTTTCATAAAGAGGATTGTTTTCTTAAAAGAGAAGATCAATCCAAGTGATTGGTATATTATTCTTTACTTTAAAATCTTGTAAAAAAGTCAGAATAGATTTTTTTTGTTATCCTTGTtatccaggattgttggaagtGTGAGAGTGATTAAGGGAGGATTGTTCTCTTAATGCACTTTGTGAAAATCACAAGAGGATTGTTCTTGTTGATTATGTTAAAATCTGTATAGGAAGACTAGGATTGTCTTGTCCATAAGATCTAACAATAGTGAAAAACTCTTACTACGTAAGGAGATTGGAGTACTCTCGgattgtgaggggaaccaggatataTGACTGTGTcttttatctttctgcactttacCGCTTTCATCACTTAGCAATTAACCGGAAAAAATAATCCTAACAAAGTCTAAAAATCGAAAAAAATTCAAAGTACATAATTCACCCCCCCTCCTTTTAGGTGCAAACTCTacttacaattggtatcagagtaggtTCTTGGTAACCTGTTCCTTCAAGATCCGACATGGCTTCCGCAAATGCAAACTTGATTTTTAGAGATGGTGGTAGTAATAACAAGCCTCCATATTTTGTGGCAAATGTTTTAATTTCTGGAAAATACGAATGAAGGCTCATTTAGAGGCATAAGAAAAGGAAGTATGGAAAGTAGTTGTTAACGGTCCTTTTGTTCCTACATGTGTTGTTAATGGTGTAGGCACACCTAAACCTGAAACTTCATGGGATAAAGATGATGAAGAAAAAGTTCTATACGACAAAGGCAATAAACCTTCTACAAAGTGCTCTTAGTATGGATGAATTTTTTCGTACCTCTCAATGTACAACGGTAAAACAAATTTGGGACACTTTGGTTGAGACTCGTGAAGGAACCATTGAAGTTAAAAGACCCGGATTAAATACCTTGAGTCAAGAGTACGAAATGTTCAGAATGCAGGCTGGAGAATCCATCGTTGCATTAAAAAAAAGATTTATACACTTGACTAATCATTTGATTGCACTCGGTAATACATTTACAAATGATGATCTCAATCTTAAAGTGCTTAGATCTTTGACCAGGGAATGGCAACCAATAGTGACGGCAGTATCGGAAAAGAAAAGTCTTTCTACCATGACATCCGTATTATTGTTCGGAAAACTCCAAGAACATGAACTTGAACTTGGAAGACTTGAAAAGTATGAAAATCAAGAGAAGAAATCCAAAGGCATTGCTTTGAAAGTAGAttcaaaagaaaataaaaaagatgATGCTTCAGAGGAAGATGAAGACTTTATTCTCCTTGTGAAAAGGCTTGGTAAGTTCTTTGATAAAAATGAAAAATCCTTTAATTATGAAAAAAGAAAgaaacatttcaggaaaaaggaggCTTCCACTGCAACACAAGATATCACATGTTATGAATGTGGTAAGCAGGGTCGTATAAAGTCGGATTGTCCGAAACTCTCCAAGAAAGATAGCTTCAATATACAAAGGATACTAATAATAAAAAGGCATatgtgtcgcatcacgcgaaaaaccggcgggaaaacaagaacaacagagccgccaccgtgcgttatttatcccaaaagagggaaaggaaacgctcagagtaaacctgggaaaggaaaggtctcgcgaccaaagagaatgggttcgggagtcggttatgcgaagggaaggtattagcacccctacgcatccgtagtactctacgggatccacgcacaaaaggaaggataaatggttgctaaaacgctgctcacacacacacacacaggctgaaagagacacaagaaaacagactgaaactgactcggcaggatattgtatcctgggcctacttagtctatcaggcatagacatcagagtcgaagtagttcggactggggaaacgacacatgctcgctaggatatcgcatcctatgcatacgtatcttctcggacgagaggagaatcagagcactcgtagctcggctgacacgcacacaaacaaacactggcaaaggcaaacgtggagcctgaatgccaatcactggacttacatcagcatccgaaccaaaacacacgcatactggaacccaaatgccactcgatggacttacatcagcttccaagcacacaacaacacaacaagttaatagggagtcggggactcgagcctataactgtcaagcacacactcaaacaaacagacaacaaattgctaaggagtcaggcactcgagcctagcaactgtcaaacaacacacacaaaaaagaaaaagggcgcccggagagatcagctcaatctcctgcctacatacttcatctggtgtgaagatcagggcgatgtagttcccctacagagggataaaggactagcctaaccagataacagagggagacacaactagggagactatgactcgagcctagatgttatcatgcaaatcatccctaagttaaggtttctagctaactggcacagggagccagcctatcctagtcatgacttgcacaggaagcaagccacacacacacttaacttgcacaggaagcaagccaagcaaaacctaacttgcacaggaagcaagtctaaactaaccctaacttgcacaggaagcaagtcaaacaaacatacaagcacaagtagcacacactatacacaagcaagtggctcaaacaagggttaggttttagtcgaggggtcatatcaacctcaacaaacaaaccactggaactgggtagtgtgctcttaaccttgccattgaggggctaaggtgaagctgatgaaaggtgagtgaagatgagacttcacagctcttatccctggcctgggagagcttaagacaagaatgtgtgggttcagaaagtgggaacccttctacacatttgataccgactcaactgtacaattgtacaagatcttgggtttgtatctacaatgcatcaacacagtggtgtgagcaaaacagatgacacactgaatagcaggggataggttgcatatcccttgggttctgccaattgcctcttcacttaggaggactttgactctatgcaaggacaaaattaaacatccacaaacattgcctcttaaggaggacttcagacagttgcctggccaagtaacagaccaggtcttccagactacatgaagattagaaatatacctcaatgcaaattgcttatataagcaaagcaaagcaaaagttcacaaggaactgagcaactaaaagcacctgaaatagtcaagcagacattagtatacaacctcaaacaaagcaaaaagaaacagaagtcaacagtcagtcagaagcaaatggatgtgcaaggcacaaggctcaaggcatgtgagccaagccacctacaaaacaaacaagttaatcaatgatattcaagcaagctcaatcaaaaagaattggtctcattgaagcatttgtggcttaacctgaaaacatgagctcaaaggtgagtaacaggaccactaggacaagcctagggtcaaaagagaatgagaaaatcaaaacagcaaatgacaagtgtccaaaatcatgttcaaaccatcAAGAGTCAataccaattgggttcacattcatatcaatcactatcatcatttcatgaacaatttaggtcaaaacatggcatttagaagctcaaagaagtcaacagaaagacttgagtcaaaagcaatcttaaacatttccaaaaatcaccaaataaatcatgaccaatcacaacccacagcatggtaagcatgtcaaatttcatctcatttggacaagtggaaggcagtcaatgaaaatcagaaagtcaaagcaattttgaacatgctcaaagaagtcaaccaaacatgcatcaacttagaaaaatcataagtcagagatggtgtatgataaatgaatgggactaaaaccatggcaaagcttaggatgtctagttatctcatgtaaaatttcatgtccatctaataaagtatgagaatttcacaaatgaaatgggaacatgtgtcacaaaaagtcaacatatgactaagcaggggagaaaatctcaaacaattaggaaatgccacaaataattccaagaaaattcacatataaactagacatacaagagtaggttcatgcaaaaaatcagatcaattggaggtcaagaagcatggtatcaaaaatcatgaagttggacatcaatggtgtgacacaaattgtcacaccctaattcaaaaaatcataactcacaaaccagcaatgataaattcacaaactctacaccaaaatcaccatgagtgtgtctagtttaagcacaaaaaaatttgggagccattggataaagtatcaccatttcacaattgttttggcaaagtgtacaaaatatgcatacatgtcacaaaccctaataccaattaaaatctaatgatcataaaaatctggaaaaaatatgataaaaaagtagagatcatgatgaagataatgcaaaaatttccatgagaaatggatttaaaatgaatgagttatgatttttcaaagtttgatgattaaaatgaaattaaaataaaaaaacaatgtCATTTAATGGGTCATGTGCCACGctgatggcaaacttgtaattccCAGGTCACTTatccaaaacgcagcgttttggcCAGGGAAaggaaatgttgtgattggtccGTTTCAAATGGGAAAGAGGCGCGGTTCATGCACACGTGAAGCAGcagaaaaatctggaaaatggCTTTAGGGTTCATCGTGTACAGTAAACTCCATCTTCTTCCTTCAATCGTGATTTTTCAAAATGCCCAGAAATCTCAATTGAACACACACAAATGATCATCAAGGCATGGCAAACACGAATCCATCATCACTTTTCATTAAAACATCACACACACCATGAATCAAGCACAAACAAGTTCtatcatcaaaacttcaaaacaaCATAACTTCAAAAATAATCAACCATGTTTAGTGGTTCAAGTTCCAAAATGACCAGCACAAAGAGCTCTACACAAAGCAATGCATGATTTAGAGAAAAGAGTGACTCGagttcttacttgattttgaagaaatcCACGAAACAGTGTTGTTTGTGCGTTATAAGCTCAAACAGATGAAGCTTGtggtttgaaatgatgaatggtgaGTGGCTTGTAGTTCAACAGCCCTTGGAAATGCTTAAACCGAattctgccatggatgatgtgtGAAGAAAAACAGTTGTGGAAATGGTGTTACAGATGGAGAATGATGATTGAAATGTGTCCAcaatgatgcttggatggtgGAACAACAATGGCCAGGCTCagttctttgagagtttttgacagattttTGGAAAATGCAAAAATGAAGTTTTAGAGAATGAGTGATTTTTTTGAGTTGGTGTGGCTGCTACTAGGGGtttcaaatgacagaaaatgatgttaAGATCTGCTGTTTGATGTTGCTTGTGGTACTGAATCAAAGGCCATGAAAATGTGGGATGGAGTAGTTGAAAGttgtacttttggccaattttcaagcaagtaggGAATGGCTACATGTACTGCACAAGAATGGGCTTCCAACAAGTTTTAATCAAcatttcagaacatgtttgaagggtagaattggttagaaatgattattttgaaacttcactttttcaccttacttaaaattaattaaggcaagttcaaaaatggcattttgattggtgaagttttggcacatgaaagttacatttttggaaagaggggatcaaatgtgacttgtaggaaaaaaccccaccaaaattggccaaatggtttgagagatatggccttttgaagttcaagaatttctgaaaatgatttgatcataacttgccaaccatacatgggaattgagtgttcttggactttttggaaatgggagaacaagatcttcaactttcatgttgggcaaaaattcatttgaagcttgtatcatgatgtaagtttgaggatcaagactttccatttttggcaggtttcagttacaggtccagtttccatttttggaaatttctgatctggcttcaaattcttccatgatggtgtttgacatgatacatgaggcttatatggacatgaatgagacctctcaaaccaatttccatcctcaaatcactgattaaatggacagttgaccaacagttgacttttagggtttctgactgattgtgcattgactgatgacttctgaacatccaatccttgaccaaaacacttcaaatggatccccaagtcatgtgaacatgttggaccaaccctagggccttggctccttgagaattgtgcttgcttgcttgactgactgatctcctgaccagtttgacctaatttcttgattggcttgcacttgaggcaaataggacaatgcaatgttatgcagtggaccatgttatgttatgacctaatatgagaatgtatgtacaatgataggtgcaaatttgaggtgctacagctgcccctattcaatcagctgggaacccgaatggatgagagcaacggctgtcagacttttagggtaaacagggatggaataccaagaaccgtagaatttgcacaatacagggatccaaCACTGGAAACatccactgggatttgatatttattactgggtatatattttttggttttattttcaaagggtacggccacatccggacatcgcaacgacgatgaatgggaaaagaaatcacaactagatgccaacggacaactaggaaaaactcaacgtttaacgagaccaacggagaggtaaccagacattaatgaatgactggaagggatacaaaCATACGTCAACGGAtgaaatgggaaaaactcaacgtttaccaagaccaacggagaggtaaccaactggggacgaccaggaaaaattcgacgtttacagacatcgaaagatgatgtttacagacaccaaaaggatcgaccagacatttactgatgaatgggaggactcgacgtttacagacatcgaaagatgatgtttacagacaccaaaaagatcgaccagacatttactgatgaatgggaggactcgacgtttacagacatcgaaagatgatgcttacagacaccaaaaagatcgaccagacatttacagatgaatgggaggactcaaccagacatcgacggctgaatgggagaaaactcgacgtttacagacatcgaaagatgatgtttacagacaccaaaaggatcgaccagacatttactgatgaatgggaggactcgacgtttacagacatcgaaagatgatgtttacagacaccaaaaggatcgaccagacatttactgatgaatgggaggactcgacgtttacagacatcgaaagatgatgtttacagacaccaaaaagatcgaccagacatttacagatgaatgggaggaagagaaacacaaccagacgtcaacggacgaatgggaaaaactcgtcgtttatcaaaaccaacggagaggtaagtccacatggggagggtacaactagacatcaccggatgactaggaaaaactcgacgtttatcgacaccaacggagaagaggaaactcttctgggagagggacgacgttacgaacatcgaaagatgatgtttacagacatcaaagaagaccagacacttacgcatgactgggaatcaccgaaagatggtgttaCCGACATTAAGGAAAacaaacacacgcgggtgctgacgggatactgacatccacaagatgaccgggcaaggctgaacacttgcaggggggtctcactggggagaagcaggctttcctttcaccag from Lathyrus oleraceus cultivar Zhongwan6 chromosome 7, CAAS_Psat_ZW6_1.0, whole genome shotgun sequence encodes the following:
- the LOC127107842 gene encoding uncharacterized protein LOC127107842, which translates into the protein MEESSFLDRMIGHLRGTCKYYTRYAKDLGPSRVVHFTSEREFVNLLHEGFPVVVAFTIRGNYTEHLDKVLEEVASEFYPHVKFMRVECPKYPGFCISRQKKEYPFMEIFHSPTHVANQGRVADPNITKYNVKVMPFNYDISVYGFREIFKRYGIRASDMK